Within Nakaseomyces glabratus chromosome G, complete sequence, the genomic segment AATACCCTGTTACGGTAACATGTGCAGATCCGTATATAGTATATAGAATAGAGTTTCACGTTTATTACGACAAGAAATCACGCTAAGATCTTTACCCACGTAAGTATATAGAATTGGGAAGAGAGTACGTACAAAGTGGGATGAAAAAGCTGTATACAAAGCGGGAAAGGAGAAGAGTCCTTCACAAAAtgggaaaaagaaatcaactTCTTGCCATTGTTCTACGGTGTATTCTTAGTGATGCGGGGGGAGGGAGTCATATGTGCCTACCCGCTATAATTTATTGTGTACTATAGTATATTATTACAGACTGTATTACCGGTATTATATACTATGTTATAAATACCACATCATATACTTGTACTATCGTATCGTTATCTATATCTTTTACGTTGAAATTGCAACTCTAACAGTATGTCTCATCGAGGGGTTAGGACTTAGAGATATCTTACGAATCATCCCCCCCCCCTGAGACATATTAAAAAGAGCAATActtgaataaaatatacatATTCTTTGTAGCAAAAGGACATAACAATATAGTAAAAACCGGAATAAACCAATGGTGGCTATTATATACAGACATAAGGCCAAGGAGTTCAACGAGCTCAAGATCGCCGGCGGGTTCAACAATTGGGAGATTGTGCCCATGCAGTGGAGTCCCGCCAAGGAGCAATGGGAGTACGAGCTCGATCTGGAGAAGATTCCCGCCGCAGTGACCAAGATCCACTTCAAGTTCATCGACGACCAGGGCAATTGGTTCACTGACAGCAATTACGCCAAGGAGATCGACGAGCACAACAACGAGAACAACGTCAAGTTGTTGCCGGGACACCAGGAGACCGCTACTGCTTCGGATGATAAGGACGTCTCTTACCAGGACGAGCAATTGGAGAAAGGGCCCATCACCCCAGCTCCATCTCTGGTTGCTGAGAAAACATCAGAAAAACACACTACCACAGAAGATCCAAAGCCAGTGCCTGAAGCGTTGCCTGAAGTCACAGAAACTATAGTAGAGGAGCCCGCCAAGGCGCTGACCGACGAGGAGGACACCGCCAATAGCTCAGAAGAACAGACTCGCGTAGAAGAGGAGGAACCAGAGCAGATCGAAGAGGTTACTGATACAAATGAAACCAAAAATACCGTAA encodes:
- the UIP4 gene encoding Uip4p (CAGL0G02849g~Ortholog(s) have endoplasmic reticulum, mitochondrial outer membrane, nuclear envelope localization); this encodes MVAIIYRHKAKEFNELKIAGGFNNWEIVPMQWSPAKEQWEYELDLEKIPAAVTKIHFKFIDDQGNWFTDSNYAKEIDEHNNENNVKLLPGHQETATASDDKDVSYQDEQLEKGPITPAPSLVAEKTSEKHTTTEDPKPVPEALPEVTETIVEEPAKALTDEEDTANSSEEQTRVEEEEPEQIEEVTDTNETKNTVIKGSDADMYKTLLQKIIEFFVSWFAWIRGDAK